A region of Faecalibacterium taiwanense DNA encodes the following proteins:
- a CDS encoding MATE family efflux transporter, which yields MTATKTPAFHKPPLFTRQQLIALLLPLIAEQALSVTIGLADTLMVSSVGEAAVSGVSLVDSFNTLMIQIMSALATGGAVVTSQYIGRQEPKDAKNAAAQILFILSSFSLLVAAVVVAGRHAILRGIFGSIDVDVMRYAETYFLLSALSYPFIGLYNAGAALFRAQGNSKISMMSSLVMNVVNIGGNAVLIYGFKMGVMGAALASLVSRAIACVAVLYLLQRPACPLRVDGLQALAPKARLIQQILRVGIPAGIENGMFQIGKLSVSSLTSTLGTAAIAANAVANTTTTFLNIPANAVGMAALTVVGQCLGAGEKDQAVYYSRRLMLFAYCGAWFMNLSAFLFANKFALGLFNLSPEAYAMALEVMVWFNIVSLFIWPSSFTMPNILRAAGDARFTMTVSIVSMWAFRVGFCYLCVLAFHGGLLAIWMGMYLDWAFRSLCFFVRFVRGKWLEQQVI from the coding sequence ATGACAGCAACCAAAACGCCCGCGTTCCATAAGCCGCCGCTGTTCACCCGGCAGCAGCTCATTGCCCTGCTGCTGCCGCTGATCGCAGAGCAGGCGCTCAGCGTGACCATCGGTCTGGCCGACACGCTGATGGTCTCCTCGGTGGGGGAAGCCGCTGTTTCCGGCGTGAGCCTTGTGGACAGCTTCAACACCCTGATGATCCAGATCATGAGCGCCCTTGCCACCGGCGGCGCGGTGGTCACCAGCCAGTACATCGGCCGGCAGGAGCCAAAGGATGCCAAGAATGCAGCGGCGCAGATCCTGTTCATCCTGTCCAGCTTCAGCCTGCTGGTGGCCGCCGTTGTGGTGGCGGGCCGCCATGCCATCCTGCGCGGCATCTTCGGCTCCATCGACGTGGACGTGATGCGCTATGCCGAGACCTACTTCCTGCTCTCGGCCCTGAGCTACCCGTTCATCGGCCTGTACAACGCCGGTGCGGCCCTGTTCCGGGCGCAGGGCAACAGCAAGATCAGCATGATGTCCAGCCTTGTAATGAATGTGGTGAACATTGGCGGCAACGCCGTGCTGATCTACGGCTTCAAAATGGGCGTGATGGGTGCCGCACTGGCCAGCCTTGTGTCCCGCGCCATTGCCTGCGTGGCTGTGCTGTACCTGCTGCAGCGGCCCGCCTGCCCGCTGCGGGTGGACGGCCTGCAGGCCCTTGCCCCGAAGGCACGGCTCATCCAGCAGATCCTGCGGGTGGGCATCCCTGCCGGTATTGAAAACGGCATGTTCCAGATCGGCAAGCTGTCCGTTTCCAGCCTGACCTCCACTCTGGGCACCGCCGCCATTGCGGCCAACGCCGTGGCAAACACCACCACCACCTTTTTGAACATCCCGGCCAACGCCGTGGGCATGGCTGCGCTGACCGTGGTGGGCCAGTGCCTTGGCGCAGGCGAAAAAGATCAGGCCGTGTATTACTCCCGCCGCCTGATGCTGTTTGCCTACTGCGGCGCATGGTTCATGAACCTTTCGGCCTTCCTGTTTGCCAACAAATTTGCACTGGGCCTGTTCAACCTCTCGCCGGAAGCCTACGCCATGGCGCTGGAAGTGATGGTGTGGTTCAACATCGTTTCGCTGTTCATCTGGCCTTCCAGCTTTACCATGCCCAACATCCTGCGTGCGGCAGGCGATGCCCGCTTTACCATGACCGTGAGCATCGTGTCCATGTGGGCCTTCCGGGTGGGCTTCTGCTACCTGTGTGTGCTGGCCTTCCACGGCGGCCTGCTGGCCATCTGGATGGGCATGTATCTGGACTGGGCGTTCCGCTCCCTGTGCTTCTTTGTACGCTTCGTGCGCGGCAAGTGGCTGGAACAGCAGGTCATCTGA
- a CDS encoding putative manganese-dependent inorganic diphosphatase translates to MPKAAHKVVVIGHRNPDTDSICSAIAYAELKNKTSDLVCEPRRAGKMNQETEFVLKKFGVKPPRMCTDVNPKIRDVDYREMPGIPGSTSLRKAWEIMRDKQIDTLPVTSPDNELEGVITVKDIATANMDVFDTGILAKSQTTYRNILETLGGTMVVGREDDVCTTGHIRIGTATPEMLENTVEKGDIVILTNRYESQLCAIEKEASLLIICNGSKVGRTIQRIAEEMGVAIMSAPVDTYAAGKLISQCAPISYYMTRSDIMKFTLVTPVADVTRVMAKVRHRYFPILDEDGKYCGMVSRRNIINLQKRRIILVDHNEATQAVEGFDQAEILEIIDHHRIGSLETSGPVYFRNQPVGCTATIITQMYDENGMEIPPQIAGLLLAAILSDTLVFRSPTCTPLDEALAKRLAKIAGVDIDEFASEMFEAGEKLDGKTAEEVFLQDFKVFMCGDIRFGVAQGSYMTRKNLLAAEALLQPYLEEARNKQNVEDIYMLLTDVPKEESVVISDGRYASEVLSDGFETQPAEDGSFTLPGVVSRKKQFIPALMTAYQEL, encoded by the coding sequence ATGCCAAAAGCAGCCCATAAGGTGGTCGTGATCGGCCACCGCAACCCGGATACCGATTCCATCTGCTCGGCCATTGCCTATGCAGAGCTGAAAAACAAGACCAGTGATCTGGTCTGTGAGCCCCGCCGTGCAGGCAAAATGAATCAGGAGACCGAGTTCGTGCTCAAAAAGTTCGGGGTAAAGCCCCCGCGCATGTGCACGGACGTGAACCCGAAGATCCGCGATGTGGACTACCGCGAGATGCCCGGCATCCCCGGCTCCACCAGCCTGCGCAAGGCATGGGAGATCATGCGTGACAAGCAGATCGACACCCTGCCGGTCACCAGCCCGGACAACGAGCTGGAGGGCGTGATCACCGTGAAGGATATCGCCACCGCCAACATGGACGTGTTCGACACCGGCATCCTGGCCAAGAGCCAGACCACCTACCGCAATATTTTGGAAACGCTGGGCGGCACCATGGTGGTGGGCCGCGAGGACGACGTGTGCACCACCGGCCACATCCGCATCGGCACCGCCACGCCCGAAATGCTGGAAAATACCGTGGAAAAAGGCGACATCGTCATCCTGACCAACCGCTACGAAAGCCAGCTGTGCGCCATTGAAAAAGAAGCGTCGCTGCTCATCATCTGCAACGGCTCCAAGGTGGGCCGCACCATCCAGCGCATTGCCGAGGAAATGGGCGTGGCCATCATGTCGGCCCCGGTGGACACCTATGCCGCCGGTAAGCTGATCAGCCAGTGCGCTCCCATCTCCTACTATATGACCCGCAGCGACATCATGAAGTTCACCCTCGTCACCCCGGTGGCAGATGTCACCCGTGTGATGGCCAAGGTGCGCCACCGCTATTTCCCCATCCTCGACGAGGACGGCAAATACTGCGGCATGGTCAGCCGCCGCAACATCATCAATCTGCAAAAACGCCGCATCATCCTGGTGGACCACAACGAGGCCACCCAGGCCGTGGAGGGCTTCGATCAGGCCGAAATTCTGGAGATCATCGATCACCACCGCATCGGCAGTCTGGAGACCAGCGGCCCGGTGTACTTCCGCAACCAGCCGGTGGGCTGCACTGCCACCATCATCACCCAGATGTACGACGAGAACGGTATGGAGATCCCGCCGCAGATCGCAGGCCTTCTGCTGGCGGCCATCCTTTCGGATACGCTGGTGTTCCGCAGCCCCACCTGCACCCCGCTGGATGAGGCCCTTGCAAAGCGTCTGGCAAAAATTGCCGGTGTGGACATTGACGAGTTTGCCAGCGAGATGTTTGAAGCAGGCGAAAAGCTGGACGGCAAGACCGCCGAGGAGGTGTTCCTGCAGGACTTCAAGGTGTTCATGTGCGGCGATATCCGCTTTGGCGTGGCACAGGGCAGCTACATGACCCGCAAGAACCTGCTTGCCGCCGAAGCGCTGCTGCAGCCCTATCTGGAAGAAGCCCGCAACAAGCAGAACGTGGAGGATATCTACATGCTGCTCACCGACGTGCCCAAGGAAGAGAGCGTGGTCATCAGCGATGGCCGCTATGCTTCCGAGGTGCTCTCGGACGGCTTTGAGACCCAGCCTGCCGAGGACGGCAGCTTTACCCTGCCCGGTGTGGTGAGCCGCAAAAAGCAGTTCATCCCGGCGCTGATGACCGCCTATCAGGAGCTGTAA
- a CDS encoding acylphosphatase gives MFDFLHKKAQDATPPALPEGTVRRRYSIEGQVQGVGFRYRARYAAQTLELTGWVENEDDGSVTLEVQGDPEKFLRLFAMIQKSDYIQITGIRQKDLPPDPWERGFSVKGY, from the coding sequence ATGTTTGATTTTCTGCATAAAAAAGCACAGGATGCCACGCCGCCCGCCCTGCCGGAAGGCACGGTGCGCCGCCGCTATTCCATCGAAGGGCAGGTGCAGGGGGTGGGCTTCCGCTACCGCGCCCGCTATGCGGCCCAGACGCTGGAACTGACCGGCTGGGTGGAGAACGAGGACGACGGCAGCGTGACGCTGGAAGTGCAGGGCGACCCGGAAAAGTTCCTGCGGCTGTTCGCCATGATCCAGAAAAGCGATTATATCCAGATCACCGGCATCCGCCAGAAGGATCTGCCGCCCGACCCATGGGAGCGGGGCTTCTCGGTAAAAGGGTATTGA
- a CDS encoding phosphatase PAP2 family protein — MKRSWFSRHPLCFMALYLILYLSAFNFLNTQIHMPHILVHCRLDDLIPFCKYAVIPYFAWFLWIPFTLFFLLWKAPREDFWRLCMPLFSGMTIALACYVILPTGLNLRPCYVPGTDIFARAVRFLYSTDTPINVCPSIHVFNSVTLMLAYHRCRIFEQPRFRWMRPAADVLCISIVCSTMLLKQHSCIDAALGALLALALDTAFSRMMDTNDLPQMRRI; from the coding sequence ATGAAACGCAGTTGGTTTTCGCGCCATCCGCTTTGCTTCATGGCGCTGTATCTCATACTTTATCTTTCCGCATTCAATTTCCTGAACACCCAGATCCATATGCCGCACATCCTCGTGCACTGCCGGCTGGACGATCTGATTCCCTTCTGCAAATATGCGGTCATCCCCTATTTTGCATGGTTTCTATGGATCCCGTTCACCCTGTTCTTCCTTCTGTGGAAGGCACCCCGGGAGGACTTCTGGCGGCTGTGTATGCCGCTGTTCAGCGGTATGACCATTGCGCTGGCCTGCTACGTGATCCTGCCCACCGGGCTGAATCTGCGCCCCTGCTATGTGCCGGGCACAGACATCTTCGCCCGTGCGGTGCGGTTCCTGTACAGCACCGACACACCCATCAATGTCTGCCCGTCCATCCATGTGTTCAACTCGGTCACGCTGATGCTGGCCTATCACCGCTGCCGCATCTTTGAGCAGCCCCGGTTCCGCTGGATGCGCCCGGCCGCTGATGTGCTGTGCATCTCCATTGTATGCTCCACCATGCTGCTCAAGCAGCACAGCTGCATCGATGCAGCGCTGGGCGCTTTGCTGGCGCTGGCACTGGATACCGCGTTCAGCCGTATGATGGACACCAACGATCTGCCGCAGATGCGCCGCATCTGA
- the gluQRS gene encoding tRNA glutamyl-Q(34) synthetase GluQRS codes for MQNQAHCDKSEIIPPTGRFAPSPSGRLHLGNLACSLLAWLSAKSQGGRIVLRIEDLDAERCPRIYADLLEQDLDWLGLAWDEGGSTGGPNSPYYQSECAEIYTASYKKLEERALVYPCFCSRAQLHAASAPHTSDGNVVYPGTCRGLTAAEIEEKRKKKAPAYRLIVPDEDITFVDGCMGPHTENLLHDCGDFYLRRADGVFAYQLAVVVDDARMGVTEVVRGSDLLSSTARQLYLYRLLGLQAPGFAHCPLLLAPDGRRLSKRDGDQSLENLREKYIAQEIVGKLAYAYGLQPEPAPRTPESLIKDFSWAKVPKQDVCLPEDLF; via the coding sequence ATGCAAAACCAAGCACATTGTGATAAATCGGAGATAATACCGCCAACCGGCCGCTTTGCACCCAGCCCCAGCGGGCGGCTGCATCTTGGCAATCTGGCCTGCAGCCTGTTGGCGTGGCTCAGCGCAAAAAGTCAGGGCGGGCGCATCGTGCTGCGCATCGAAGATCTGGATGCCGAGCGCTGCCCGCGCATCTATGCTGACCTGCTGGAACAGGATCTGGACTGGCTGGGCCTTGCGTGGGACGAGGGCGGCAGCACCGGCGGGCCGAACAGCCCCTATTACCAGAGTGAGTGCGCGGAGATCTACACCGCAAGCTACAAAAAGCTGGAAGAGCGCGCCCTTGTGTACCCGTGTTTTTGCTCCCGCGCCCAGCTGCACGCGGCCAGCGCGCCCCATACCTCGGACGGCAACGTGGTCTATCCGGGCACCTGCCGCGGCCTGACCGCTGCCGAAATTGAGGAAAAACGCAAAAAGAAGGCCCCTGCCTACCGTCTGATAGTGCCGGACGAGGACATCACATTTGTGGATGGCTGCATGGGCCCGCACACCGAAAATCTTTTGCATGACTGCGGTGACTTCTACCTGCGCCGGGCGGATGGCGTGTTCGCCTATCAGTTGGCCGTGGTGGTGGACGATGCCCGCATGGGCGTTACCGAAGTGGTGCGCGGTTCAGACCTGCTTTCGTCCACGGCACGGCAGCTGTATTTGTACCGCCTGCTGGGCCTGCAGGCACCGGGGTTTGCCCACTGCCCGCTGCTGCTGGCCCCGGATGGGCGGCGGCTCTCCAAGCGCGACGGCGACCAGAGTCTGGAAAACCTGCGGGAAAAGTATATCGCGCAGGAGATCGTGGGCAAGCTTGCCTACGCCTACGGCCTGCAGCCGGAGCCTGCGCCCCGCACACCGGAAAGCCTGATTAAGGACTTTTCCTGGGCAAAGGTGCCAAAGCAGGATGTCTGCCTGCCGGAGGATCTGTTCTGA
- a CDS encoding SbcC/MukB-like Walker B domain-containing protein encodes MIELKRLKLINWHNFENVTFDCARLTYMIGVNAVGKTTILDAIRYCLTTNRNFNALGNKKSGRTLQGSVHAKQRGENAYRRPGHTVAYIGAEFWDSVKRTPFVIAVRVESEGPMQELHPGDQTWYLSEDGCTLEQLPFIDPKTGAPSAKEDFKPATGRLSYTRSPSEARDRICRALGIGRASSPLGKKFNEVFQMGTSMDEIPNFREFLYQYILPQPELDLDALQGDRLELENLHAVLAEAQTRANALEEIVNFGREAAEKQTQTLVNRGAALLARAAADGSEQTVWQEHLDAGRRQLDGLNARYAEAKNAEAEARRAYLSAHGAASASGEGRALDALTEELSRRKTALDTAARKAEKAESALACTQSLLAVLRRSGFAAGIKAEELTADTLPQLTAWLSAQEKPLEEAYFAARQNTAALHRDQAVKRAELDAVSGGKWVYPHGDAATRVRDAVNAELKSRGMQPDAKIFCELLNVEDESWQDCVEACLGDRRFDILVPPAHYEAAKSAFVALKDKVGPISLLDTPGIRKANRRADKYGPDSLAAQVSSENPLAAQYAQTILGRIVCCDTPDTLEQHPDSATRDLLRHHPFRLERLRTPQRYIGLDARRARTGALAAELEALGESARAAAQTEQNLKAAYNQYQTLLRGTALDELAALWDARAALTAAQNAVTEQEAKLTECRENPLLQQLYKEEEAREAAWETARAAVEQTGGDIRVCQKQIASCEAEQKKAGETAQQSADAARSFFAAHPLVEPLARTRMLALAPADKPRAAAQAAEKAQAKLDDALAVYLTGTLEPAQKAYNEHYVCDYPLGLAGLDQYRAQHESLVRIDLERYAARLEQAQRDCKDRFRKDILFRMKDDIFNARRQFRELNKVMEQLTYGEEVYRFELEPSRDPQLAAFYQVIVDKGNQQMTEGDSLDNLAATADPAYERQVDELMEKIMADVDENTRARQEGRTGGVTLSDYVDYRTYLDYDIKVTNRVTGQQAYLSRVSRDSSGGENQAPFYVAICASLLQIYEKSENSIRLVLLDEAFSKMTSDRIRPMMELFRRLQLQVLLISTVEKSTAIQPYCDITYSIVRHGDTNAIAPFIRLAAE; translated from the coding sequence ATGATCGAACTCAAACGGCTGAAGCTTATCAACTGGCACAACTTTGAAAATGTCACCTTCGACTGCGCACGGCTCACCTATATGATCGGCGTGAACGCCGTGGGCAAGACCACCATTCTGGATGCCATCCGCTACTGCCTGACCACCAACCGCAATTTCAATGCGCTGGGCAATAAAAAGAGCGGCCGCACCCTGCAGGGTTCGGTGCACGCAAAGCAGCGCGGCGAGAACGCCTACCGCCGCCCGGGCCATACCGTGGCCTACATCGGGGCGGAGTTCTGGGACAGCGTCAAGCGCACCCCCTTCGTCATCGCGGTGCGGGTGGAGTCCGAAGGCCCCATGCAGGAGCTGCACCCCGGCGATCAGACATGGTATCTTTCGGAGGACGGCTGCACGCTGGAACAGCTGCCCTTCATCGACCCCAAGACCGGTGCACCCAGCGCAAAGGAGGACTTCAAGCCCGCAACGGGCCGTCTCTCCTACACCCGCAGCCCCAGCGAAGCGCGGGACCGCATCTGCCGTGCGCTGGGCATCGGGCGCGCCTCCAGCCCCTTGGGCAAAAAGTTCAACGAGGTGTTCCAGATGGGCACCAGCATGGACGAGATCCCCAACTTCCGGGAGTTTTTGTACCAGTACATCCTGCCCCAGCCGGAGCTGGATCTGGACGCTTTGCAGGGCGACCGGCTGGAACTGGAAAATCTGCACGCCGTGCTGGCCGAGGCCCAGACCCGCGCCAACGCGCTGGAAGAGATCGTGAATTTTGGCCGCGAAGCTGCCGAAAAGCAGACCCAGACCCTTGTGAACCGGGGCGCGGCGCTGCTGGCCCGCGCCGCTGCCGACGGCAGCGAACAGACCGTCTGGCAGGAGCATCTGGATGCGGGCCGCCGCCAGCTGGACGGGCTGAACGCCCGCTATGCCGAGGCCAAAAATGCCGAAGCGGAAGCCCGCCGGGCCTATCTTTCCGCCCACGGTGCCGCCAGCGCCAGCGGCGAGGGCCGGGCACTGGACGCCCTGACCGAGGAGCTTTCCCGCCGCAAAACGGCGCTGGATACCGCCGCACGCAAAGCCGAAAAGGCAGAAAGTGCCCTTGCCTGCACCCAGAGCCTGCTGGCTGTGCTGCGCCGCAGCGGCTTTGCTGCCGGCATCAAGGCCGAAGAGCTGACGGCGGACACTCTGCCGCAGCTCACCGCATGGCTCTCCGCGCAGGAAAAACCGCTGGAGGAAGCCTATTTTGCTGCCCGCCAGAACACCGCCGCCCTGCACCGGGATCAGGCCGTGAAGCGCGCCGAGCTGGACGCGGTGTCCGGCGGCAAGTGGGTCTACCCCCACGGCGATGCCGCCACCCGGGTGCGGGATGCCGTGAATGCGGAACTCAAGAGCCGGGGCATGCAGCCGGATGCGAAAATTTTCTGTGAACTGTTGAACGTGGAGGACGAAAGCTGGCAGGACTGCGTGGAAGCCTGCCTTGGCGACCGCCGCTTTGATATCCTTGTGCCGCCCGCCCACTACGAAGCCGCCAAAAGCGCCTTTGTGGCTCTGAAGGACAAGGTAGGCCCCATCAGCCTGCTGGACACCCCGGGCATCCGCAAGGCCAACCGCCGCGCCGACAAGTACGGCCCGGACAGCCTTGCCGCGCAGGTGAGCAGCGAAAACCCGCTGGCTGCACAGTATGCCCAGACCATTCTGGGCCGCATCGTCTGCTGCGACACCCCCGATACGCTGGAACAGCATCCCGACAGCGCCACCCGCGACCTTCTGCGCCACCATCCCTTCCGGCTGGAACGGCTGCGCACTCCCCAGCGGTATATCGGTCTGGACGCACGCCGCGCCCGCACCGGGGCGCTGGCGGCCGAGCTGGAAGCTCTGGGGGAAAGCGCCCGTGCTGCCGCCCAGACAGAACAGAACCTGAAAGCCGCCTATAACCAGTACCAGACCCTGCTGCGGGGCACGGCACTGGACGAGCTGGCTGCACTGTGGGATGCCCGCGCCGCACTGACTGCCGCACAGAATGCTGTGACCGAACAGGAAGCAAAGCTCACCGAGTGCCGCGAGAACCCGCTGCTGCAGCAGCTTTACAAGGAGGAAGAAGCCCGCGAAGCCGCGTGGGAGACTGCCCGCGCCGCCGTGGAGCAGACGGGCGGCGACATCCGCGTGTGCCAAAAGCAGATCGCCTCCTGCGAAGCAGAGCAGAAAAAGGCAGGGGAAACGGCCCAGCAGAGCGCCGATGCTGCCCGGAGCTTCTTTGCGGCGCACCCGCTGGTGGAGCCGCTGGCCCGCACCCGGATGCTGGCGCTGGCCCCGGCAGATAAGCCCCGCGCCGCCGCACAGGCTGCGGAAAAGGCGCAGGCCAAGCTGGACGATGCGCTGGCCGTCTATCTGACCGGCACGCTGGAACCGGCCCAGAAGGCCTACAACGAGCACTATGTGTGCGATTATCCGCTGGGCCTTGCGGGGCTGGATCAGTACCGCGCTCAGCACGAGAGCCTTGTGCGCATCGATCTGGAACGCTACGCCGCCCGTCTGGAGCAGGCCCAGCGGGACTGCAAGGACCGCTTCCGCAAAGATATCCTGTTCCGCATGAAGGACGATATCTTCAACGCCCGGCGGCAGTTCCGGGAGCTGAACAAGGTGATGGAGCAGCTGACCTACGGCGAGGAGGTCTACCGCTTTGAGCTGGAGCCCAGCCGTGACCCGCAGCTGGCGGCCTTCTATCAGGTCATCGTGGACAAGGGCAACCAGCAGATGACCGAGGGCGACTCGCTGGACAACCTTGCCGCCACCGCCGACCCTGCTTATGAGCGTCAGGTGGACGAGCTGATGGAAAAAATCATGGCGGACGTGGACGAGAACACCCGCGCCCGGCAGGAGGGCCGCACCGGCGGCGTGACCCTGTCGGACTATGTGGACTACCGCACCTATCTGGACTACGACATCAAGGTGACGAACCGGGTCACCGGCCAGCAGGCATATCTGTCCCGCGTCAGCCGCGACTCCTCCGGCGGCGAGAATCAGGCCCCCTTCTATGTGGCCATCTGCGCCAGCCTGCTGCAGATCTACGAAAAGAGCGAGAACAGCATCCGCCTTGTGCTGCTGGACGAAGCTTTCAGCAAGATGACCAGCGACCGCATCCGCCCCATGATGGAACTGTTCCGCCGCCTGCAGCTGCAGGTGCTGCTCATCTCCACCGTGGAAAAGAGTACCGCCATCCAGCCCTACTGCGACATCACCTACTCCATCGTCCGCCACGGCGACACCAACGCAATAGCGCCCTTTATCCGCCTTGCGGCGGAATGA
- a CDS encoding DUF4194 domain-containing protein: protein MATINMLEETANYLLNHCFVLGGVEDQRAKYLYVQDHLDEVRAVFAPLGYSVLLYPAPLQAAALVNGHEGSQARLLKYESILLLVLRLLYLQKRESLAANADEVLVTVEEVQTELQKMNLPRRLDQKTLENLMRTLRRYNLARPVGRLSGLDSRIEVFPTVLLALPDADLADAAAESARTRTELGLYERPEEAGEGEE, encoded by the coding sequence ATGGCAACCATTAACATGCTGGAAGAAACCGCGAATTACCTGCTGAACCACTGCTTCGTGCTGGGCGGCGTGGAGGATCAGCGGGCAAAATATCTTTATGTGCAGGACCATCTGGACGAGGTGCGCGCTGTGTTCGCCCCGCTGGGCTATTCTGTATTGCTGTACCCGGCACCCCTGCAGGCGGCGGCTTTGGTCAACGGCCACGAGGGCAGTCAGGCCCGGCTGCTGAAATACGAGAGCATCCTGCTTTTGGTATTGCGGCTTTTGTACCTGCAAAAGCGCGAGAGCCTTGCGGCCAATGCCGACGAGGTGCTGGTGACGGTGGAAGAGGTGCAGACCGAACTGCAGAAGATGAATCTGCCCCGCCGTCTGGACCAGAAAACGCTGGAAAACCTCATGCGCACCCTGCGCCGGTACAATCTGGCGCGGCCTGTGGGGCGGCTTTCCGGGCTGGACAGCCGCATTGAGGTATTTCCCACCGTGCTGCTGGCCCTGCCGGATGCCGACCTTGCGGATGCAGCGGCAGAATCTGCCCGCACCCGCACAGAGCTTGGCCTTTATGAACGACCGGAAGAAGCAGGGGAGGGTGAAGAATGA